The DNA window CCCCCTAGAACCTCTTTAAGGAGCAATTCTTTCTGAGCAAAATAAGCTCCGCCAATGACAACACTGTAAGGCTCAAGAGCCGCTCTGACAAGCAGATCTGGTCTGTAAAGCTCTTCTGGAAGAACCTTCCTCAGAGTGCTGTCGATTATTGGGAAAATCCGATCATACTGGTTGAAGCCAATACCACCTCCTATCAGAAGTCTTGCTGGATCGAGAAGCATAATAGCATTGGCAAATGCAAGCGCAAGATGTTCGCAGCCTCCCGTAATTCTTTCAAGGATTCTCTCATCGGAGTCCATCTTCTCAAATAGGTCTTTTACGCTGAATTCCCAGCCGTTGTTCCTGCAGAAAGACTCTAGCGAATATCCCGAGAACCACTGTTCGAGTCTCCCAAATCCCGCATTCATCTTTGATTCTGTAGACCAATCGGTGACAAATTCGCCGATTTCACCGGCTCCACCGACGGATCCTCTGTAAACCGAATCATTGATGACAATCCCTGAGCCGATACCGGTTCCAATCGAAACCAGGATCACATCATTGAACTGTCTTGCAGAACCGATCCATGACTCGCCGAAGGCGGCAAGTGTAACATCATTTTCGATCAGCGTCGAAATCCCGAACCTCTTCTCGACCGGAGTCTTGAGATCAAGATTCCCGATATCGAAGGAGGGCATGTATTTTATCTTCTGTGTAGCCCTGTCTACAGTACCGGGAATTCCTACAGAGATTCCCAGCACTTTCTCTTTTCCGACTTCCTCTATGTAACTCTCGAGTCTCTCATTCAACTCATCTACCAGACCCCTCTTGGTACGAAGAAGGTCAGTGGTTATTGTGTCGCGTTTTAGGATATTTCCGTCGAGATCGATCAACGCGAAGATAGTCTTAGTTCCGCCTATGTCAACACTAAGTACGTTTCTGTAGTCTTTTGCGAAAGAGATATTGATAGGTTTTCTGCCACCGGAAGCCTTGCTCTGTCCGAGACCGTTCTCTCTTACAACACCCTCTTCAACCAGGTCGTTGACAATTGAAGATATAGTCGGTTTGCTAAGTCCGGTCAGTTTCGATATTTGGACTCGAGAAGTACTCTTTCTTTCTCTAATTATCCTCAGAATCTCGCTCGTTCTGATCTCAGTAAGTTTCGATACCACTTCTTCCTCCAGCTTCCTTCCTGTATTCTCTTCTCCTTCGATTCTCTGACTGACAACCAGGAGATTGCTCTCAGAAAACACCAGAAGGACATCATCTAAGTTGGTAAATAAAAAATACTAACTAATTCAATTTAATTATAGTCCTCGGAGCGTCAATGCAAAAGGGCAAGCTGGCTCGATGGCGCCGACCCTACAAGCAGGATTTGACAACTAATCACTTTCCCTCTTCTCTCTTGAACCGTAATCGAGTGGTAGAAATGTTAGAGATGATTTCTCTATCCTCGAAAATAATCCCATCAACGCCGTCCTCCTGCAAATCTTCGATAACCTTGTACTTAAAGATGAAAGTGGATGAGTCTTGCATCTTAGTTGGAGCCAAGACATGCACTTTGAGAGAATAATCTTGCTGTGAATCGAAAACTGAACGCGAAAGACTCTTCATTGTGGCAGCAATAATGCCAGAGGATGAGAACAATCCAAATAATCACCCCTAGACAATCGGAATCGGTCAGTATCGCCAGGAATTCAGTAAGGAAATAATGAATAGATTTTGTATACTCATAATACATCATACATAATACGTATGATGACTAGCATTTCTGGAGGTAGATCAAATTCATGGCACGAAGAAAATCACTTTACGAGATCATATATTCTCAAATAGAGAAAGAAGTCCAGAAGATGAGTGACGGGACGCAGCTTCCTTCAATAGAGAAACTCTGCGAGGATTACGGTGCAAGCAAGACCGTTCTTAGAGAAGTAATAACGGCGCTGGAAAAGGACGGCCTTGTCGTAAGAAGGCAGGGTCTCGGAACCTTTGTTGTTAAGGACAGCGGGCTTGTACATACGGGGATTGAATACTTGAGAGGTCTGACGAGAATCATCTCCAGCTCTGGAAAGAGTGCCGAGCTGATCTATGACAAATTCCGAGTAGTCAAGGCCGATCGAAGGCTGGCAGAAAAGTTGGAGATGCCTGAAAATGAGAGTCTTGTGCTGACGGAGAGGGTCTATGCGGCCGACGGTATCCCGGCGATATTCGCCAGAACTTACATAGCATCCGAGAGAATACCGGGAAAAACGGAGGCCCTGCTAAAGACGCTTGAAGGAAGGAAGGCAAAGGAGCTGGTTCTATTTGATCTTCTGGAAGAAAACTTCAAGGATCCCATCAGATACGCAATTGCCGAAATAGAATCGAGACTCGTCGACGAAGAGTTGGCCGGACTTCTTGAAATGAGATCTGGCGAATCAATAGTGTTGCTGAAGGAAGTTCACAGGGACATCAAGAACATTCCGATGCTCTACTCGGAGGATTTCATAAACACGGCGGTGTTCAGAATACACGTTCTCAGAAAGAAGATTTGAGGTGACATTATCATGGAGGATTACAGAGAGCCGGTCGGACTTGAAGGAAAGTTTCAGTATCACATCGAGTGTCAGCCGGGAGACATAGCACCGGTAGTTATCGTTCCGGGAGATCAGGGAAGAGTTGAGAAGATTGTCAGTAGACTTAGCAACACCAGAAAGATTGCGGAAAACAGGGGCCTTATCACCTATACAGGTGAGTTCAAAGGCAAACCGGTCTCCGTTACTTCTACCGGCATGGGTGGCCCTTCGGCAAGTATCGCATATGAAGAGCTTATCAATGTGGGGGCGAGGGTGCTGATAAGGATAGGTAGCGTAGCCGGACTGCAAGAGTACGTAAATGAGGGGGATATCGTTGTGCCGTACGGTTGTGTACGTGATGATGGAGCTTCGAACTACTACGTCCCGGAGAATTTTCCCGCAGTGCCTTCTCCAGATGTCTACTCGTCCCTGACGGCTTCGGCAAGAACTCTTGGAAGAAAGATCGTTACGGGAATCAACTGGACCCATTCATGCTTCTACAAACGCGATCCCGAATATTTCCAGAGCTGGAGCGGAAGAAGAGTAGTCTCACTTGAGATGGAGGCTTCGGCTCTATTTGTGATCTCTTACCTGCGTGGCGTGAAGGCTGGATTCATCGGTGTATGTTATGCAAACAGATACAGGCAATCCGCCGGCTCAAAGGTAGATCTTTCCGTTAAGAATCCGAGGAGAAACCAAATCGAAGACTCAGTGAAAGATTCAATCGAAATCACCTTGACTGCAATAGAGAAAATGTACAGCGAAGATCTTGTATAACGACCAAAGGGAGGGGATTCTATGAGAAACAGATTTCTGCTTTTTCTTGTTGTTCTCTTGACTGTTTCATGTTTCGCAGTTCCGCTTCAGCTCTCAAGTGAGGTTGGAATTCACACAGACGCGTGGAAGACCAGAATGGAGGGGTTTACAAAAGAGACCGGAATCGAAGTTGAGATTCAGCAGTTTCCTTATGCAAATTACCTTGATCAACTAATGCTCGGGTACACTTCCGGAAGGGTAGAGATAGACGTACCTTACATTTCTATGCTCTGGTACCCGGCTCTTTCGATTGGCGACTACATCTACCCGATCAGCGATATTCCTGGATACGAGAAGATCAACGAGTCGGATATTCCGGGAATAAGAAACGCCAAGCTGAATGGCAAGACGTACATCGTACCCTACATGAACGAACTCGGAGGGATAATCTACAGGAAGGACCTTTTCGAAGACCCGACGGAAAAGGCTAATTTCATTGCCAAATACGGCTACGAACTTCAGCCGCCACAGACTCTAGAGCAGTACAGAGATATCGCAGAGTTTTTCAACAGGCCGCCGAGTCTTTACGGGGTAACTCTCATGGGAAGAAGAAGCATCTTCCTTGCGACCCACTTCATGCAAAGGCTGTGGGCAAAAGGTGGAGCATTGCTAGATTTGAACATGCGCCCGATCTTCAACTCCGAAGCCGGCATCGAGGCTCTAGAAGAAGTGAAGTACATGTTCCAGTTCGCCAATCCCGCTGCAATGAACTATGACTTCCAGGAAGCCCTGAATGAATTCATAAGTGGACGCAGCGCAATGGCAGAGGTTTGGACAACTGGAATGTTCTACGTCGAAGATGAATCGAGGTCGTCTGTAGTTGGCAAGGGTGGTTTCATCGGATTCCCGAGACCAGAAGAGAAACTGGGAGAGAAACTTCCGATGCTCTACATTTCCTGGGGGTTCTCGGTCAGCAGCGGAGCTCGGGACAAGGAAGCGGCGTTGGAGTGGTTGCTTTATGTTACAGAGACGCAGAACGAGGTTGAAGCAGCGCCTACGGGCAACATACCTGCACGGTTCTCGGCTCTCAACAGTCCCGCGCTTGCCGAGTCGTTCCCATGGATCGGCGATTTCGCTGCCGCTATGGAAAACTGTATCCCGACGCCTATGGTACCTTTGATTCCCGAAGGCGGAAGCATTGTGAGCGGCATAATAGCTCCGGCGGTTTCGGAATTCTTGGCGGGAACGAAAACTGCCGAACAGGCTTTGAATGATGCAGTTAAGGAAGTTGACAGACTTATGAGAGACGGAGGCTACTATTGATTTGATACGGGGCCGGGTCGAAAGACCCGGCATTTCTTATAATAGGTGATCAGATGAAGTCGAGACATAGATCTAGAGGTTATTCGTATATTCTTCCTTCAATGGTTTTTATAGTAATAATCTTCATGATTCCGCTGACGTATACGGTCGTGATGTCCTTTCTGCGGTGGAATCTGCTCAGGCCAGATCTGGGCATAAGAGCGGCGGGCTTCAGCAATTACGTCAGGCTATTCACCGACCCGTTCACGCTGGACACTGTGGGAAGGACCTTCTACTTTGTTCTGGGGGCAGTCTTAATAGAGCTGATTGCGGGGCTGTGCATAGCTCTTGCCCTGGATACGGAATTCAAAGGCTGGAAGATTGTTCAGTCGGTCTTACTGGTCCCATTCATGATCGCTCCCGTTGTCGTTGGGTATGTCTGGCGGTTCGTCCTCAACAGCGATTATGGACCGATAATCCATTTGTTCAGGCAGATTGGACTTGGAGGACTTGTCGACAAACCCCTTCTATCAAATCCCTCTGCGGCGATGCCTGTATTGATTGTTGCCGATGCGTGGGAGTACATTCCATTTGTGACTCTCGTATTGCTTGCAGGGCTAAAATCAATCCCTTACGAACCGTATGAAGCAGCATTTGTGGATGGAGCAAGTTCCCTTCAGAGATTCTATTACATAACGCTGCCGCTTCTCAGGCCTTCGATACTGGTCGCAGTGGTAATAAGGACCCTTACATCTCTGCGCGTCTTCGATATTGTATTTATAATGACTGGAGGAGGGCCCGGAACTGCTACAGAGACTCTCGCCTTCTACGGTTACAGAACTGCCTTTCAATCGTACGATGTTGGCTTTTCATCGGCAATTAACATGCTGACATTTGCAATAGCTGTGGTCTTCACGATACTGTACATGAAGATAATAGGTGGTGGAAAGAACTATGCTTAGGAGGAAACTCTTTACTAGAATAGTGGTCTTTGTAGTCATAGCAGTGGCGCTAATCTGGACTCTGGTACCACTGGCATGGATACTACTTTCCTCTTTCAAGTTTGAGGCCGACCAGTTCTCGATGCCACCCAAGTGGTTCCCGGCACGTATTACTTTCCAGAATTACGCGAAGTTCTTCGGAAATTCCGAGTTTGTCA is part of the Mesotoga sp. UBA6090 genome and encodes:
- a CDS encoding GntR family transcriptional regulator codes for the protein MARRKSLYEIIYSQIEKEVQKMSDGTQLPSIEKLCEDYGASKTVLREVITALEKDGLVVRRQGLGTFVVKDSGLVHTGIEYLRGLTRIISSSGKSAELIYDKFRVVKADRRLAEKLEMPENESLVLTERVYAADGIPAIFARTYIASERIPGKTEALLKTLEGRKAKELVLFDLLEENFKDPIRYAIAEIESRLVDEELAGLLEMRSGESIVLLKEVHRDIKNIPMLYSEDFINTAVFRIHVLRKKI
- a CDS encoding carbohydrate ABC transporter permease; this encodes MKSRHRSRGYSYILPSMVFIVIIFMIPLTYTVVMSFLRWNLLRPDLGIRAAGFSNYVRLFTDPFTLDTVGRTFYFVLGAVLIELIAGLCIALALDTEFKGWKIVQSVLLVPFMIAPVVVGYVWRFVLNSDYGPIIHLFRQIGLGGLVDKPLLSNPSAAMPVLIVADAWEYIPFVTLVLLAGLKSIPYEPYEAAFVDGASSLQRFYYITLPLLRPSILVAVVIRTLTSLRVFDIVFIMTGGGPGTATETLAFYGYRTAFQSYDVGFSSAINMLTFAIAVVFTILYMKIIGGGKNYA
- a CDS encoding nucleoside phosphorylase codes for the protein MEDYREPVGLEGKFQYHIECQPGDIAPVVIVPGDQGRVEKIVSRLSNTRKIAENRGLITYTGEFKGKPVSVTSTGMGGPSASIAYEELINVGARVLIRIGSVAGLQEYVNEGDIVVPYGCVRDDGASNYYVPENFPAVPSPDVYSSLTASARTLGRKIVTGINWTHSCFYKRDPEYFQSWSGRRVVSLEMEASALFVISYLRGVKAGFIGVCYANRYRQSAGSKVDLSVKNPRRNQIEDSVKDSIEITLTAIEKMYSEDLV
- a CDS encoding ABC transporter substrate-binding protein yields the protein MRNRFLLFLVVLLTVSCFAVPLQLSSEVGIHTDAWKTRMEGFTKETGIEVEIQQFPYANYLDQLMLGYTSGRVEIDVPYISMLWYPALSIGDYIYPISDIPGYEKINESDIPGIRNAKLNGKTYIVPYMNELGGIIYRKDLFEDPTEKANFIAKYGYELQPPQTLEQYRDIAEFFNRPPSLYGVTLMGRRSIFLATHFMQRLWAKGGALLDLNMRPIFNSEAGIEALEEVKYMFQFANPAAMNYDFQEALNEFISGRSAMAEVWTTGMFYVEDESRSSVVGKGGFIGFPRPEEKLGEKLPMLYISWGFSVSSGARDKEAALEWLLYVTETQNEVEAAPTGNIPARFSALNSPALAESFPWIGDFAAAMENCIPTPMVPLIPEGGSIVSGIIAPAVSEFLAGTKTAEQALNDAVKEVDRLMRDGGYY
- a CDS encoding ROK family transcriptional regulator, producing MFSESNLLVVSQRIEGEENTGRKLEEEVVSKLTEIRTSEILRIIRERKSTSRVQISKLTGLSKPTISSIVNDLVEEGVVRENGLGQSKASGGRKPINISFAKDYRNVLSVDIGGTKTIFALIDLDGNILKRDTITTDLLRTKRGLVDELNERLESYIEEVGKEKVLGISVGIPGTVDRATQKIKYMPSFDIGNLDLKTPVEKRFGISTLIENDVTLAAFGESWIGSARQFNDVILVSIGTGIGSGIVINDSVYRGSVGGAGEIGEFVTDWSTESKMNAGFGRLEQWFSGYSLESFCRNNGWEFSVKDLFEKMDSDERILERITGGCEHLALAFANAIMLLDPARLLIGGGIGFNQYDRIFPIIDSTLRKVLPEELYRPDLLVRAALEPYSVVIGGAYFAQKELLLKEVLGGTSGF